A DNA window from Enterobacter asburiae contains the following coding sequences:
- a CDS encoding DUF4186 domain-containing protein, producing the protein MSDLDPLFSRLARSTFRSRFRLGDKERQYCWDKGPETIDRHAADFVEKRLAPAHPANDGKQTPMRGHPVFIAQHATATCCRGCLAKWHNIPQGVTLTAQQQNYIVSVIHHWLVLQMNA; encoded by the coding sequence ATGTCCGATCTGGATCCTCTCTTTTCCCGCCTGGCGCGATCGACATTTCGCTCGCGCTTTCGCCTGGGCGATAAGGAACGACAGTACTGCTGGGACAAAGGCCCCGAAACCATTGATCGGCACGCCGCGGATTTTGTCGAAAAGCGCCTTGCGCCCGCGCACCCCGCCAACGACGGTAAACAGACGCCCATGCGCGGTCACCCGGTGTTTATCGCCCAGCATGCCACCGCTACCTGTTGTCGGGGCTGTCTGGCAAAATGGCATAACATTCCACAGGGCGTAACGCTCACGGCGCAGCAACAAAATTATATCGTCAGCGTCATCCACCACTGGCTGGTGCTGCAGATGAACGCCTAA